A region of the Phaseolus vulgaris cultivar G19833 chromosome 11, P. vulgaris v2.0, whole genome shotgun sequence genome:
aaaataatatctaatttaataaatatagtaactaatctttaaaattagtttttatttaatatatttttaatattttattcctTTCTTCCTCTCTAAAATGTCTAGTAATACTAGGTACAGAAACATCTGGAAATTTGTGTACTTAATAACTGTCATGTCACACacttaacaaaaacaaataaacattaaacacaagttaaatttttttaatctatcgGGATTTTCCATCtgttaccattttttttatacaatttattttcgATTTTACcttatatcttattttattaatacaattaaatattttgttattttatattaattacttaaaaaataaaactattttttaattttttaaattaatattaatatacgTTTTTATATGACTTTCCtactttttctcttaattttttattttaagttaatcacataaaaaaaaacatactcTGACATATCAAACAAAATAACATTCATTTTCAATCATTCTTTGTACTCCACttcatttttacttttcaactcatccaaaattatttccgtatatatattaaatttttattattgtaaaagTCAATTAAAAACCCTAATAATAGTAaggatttaattaaaaatactcaaaatttatgagaaaaaataaatttgattaagCCAAAAAATAATTGTACCTTCGATCAACTTGTGTCGGACCATATTTGAAGTGTGTGGGAGCCgcaatttctttttattaatttgacACTATAGCAAAGTGTTTGACACACGCCATTGAAAAACCATGTTGGAGTTTTATATGATTCCTTCAAATGTCTAAACAATTTCAATTTGGGGTACGTTATCGAGAAACTGATGCATTGGAAGACTACACTTCTTCATATCTTTAATACTCATCAATCACTATAATTTAATGATGATCATGGGCAACACTTCAGGcccttatttttttaatacaattgaAACAAACCAAATGCAAGATGTTAAATATTTGATTACTAAGAAAATCTTATATGTTTGATGAAGCATGATATCAGTACTGAGCAACAAGTCCTTCTTCAGTGCTTGCTATGGTGGATGGCCTCTGGAACATGCACCGTTTGCATGATGttgaaaagagagagagagtctGGTACTTGTTCTCCCCACCCATCATTGGCATAGCAACCCCTCTCTTCACAGGGCTAACATACCCTGGCCTGTAAGTCTGACCCAAAACTCCTTCAAATTTATCTGTGCTTTTCTTGAATCTGAATTGTGTCTCCAAATGAGCAAAAGCATCATTTTGTGGCAGTTGGTAGTTGTGAACCTTGTTTTCTTGCTCTCCAATAGGCTTCACACTTATGTCCATCTCAACCAAACCTGAAACCGTCACTCTCACACTGTTGGTCTCATCGGTTCTCTCCACAACCACTTCTCTTTCATCTCCATTGCCCCTCCATTCAGCCTCCCCATCAGTTGGAACATTGATCACTTCACCATCCCACTTCACTGTGAGAGAATCAACCTTGTCATTCCAATGAGACACTCTATTGGCTGCAATAACAAGAGTGTGTGAGTCAAACATGACACCAAGTGCTTGCACCCATGTGTAGTCACGAGTCCTTCCTTGTGGTCGAGACCCAATAAAGTGAGCATTGATTTGGAACTCCTCATCAGAAACAATGGCAAAATTTCCTCCTTTGGCACCGTGGAAGTAGAACATCACACCATCACCTCCCACAAAGCGAGGATCATAGCACAGAGATCCATACCCATCACAGTTAGCTTTCCTGACTGTCAAACAAGCAAACTCAACATAAGTTCCAATTTCAATTCTTAGGTTTGTTTGGTGATGATTGAGTACATGGACTATTTTACTCTTTTATATATaccaatataaattttttaaacaaaagttCAGGTTCCTTGGAACTTACCCTTGCAGGTGGCTTCACATGTGCTGCTGCTACAGTCAATGAAACATgccttcttcttcttgttcttcttggGCTTCCTTTCTGCGCACTCGGATGGACAAACAATGGTCTTGAACTCACAGGTGGTGTTTGTTCTGCAGAACCCTCGTTCTTGACCTGATGGCAGTGCTGACATCTTGTCATAATCTGAGGCTTCATCACGTTGCTTTTTTGGCTTTTTCTCTTTTGGCTTCTTGTCCTTTCCATcatcctttttatttttcttccccTTTCCATCATCACTACCCTCACCCTTCCCCTTTCCATTCTCATTTCCTTTACCTTTGTCATTGCCATTACCTTGACCTTGAGCTATGGCAGCTTCCATGGCAATAAGTAAGATGAAGATGGCCACCAAGATGCTCCACTTTTTTCCACCCATCTTCGTGATCTACAATGCacctttctttttgttttttgtcCTCTGCTATGATATGATGATCTTCAAGTACTTCTTGAATGACTCAGAGGATGTTGAAGAGAGCATGCATTGAAAGAGAATATATAGAGAGAGGAATTGGGTTGAAAATTAGCCCTGAAGTACGCCTTAAGCTTTGCTACGATCCTTATTCTAAACTCTTCAAAAGCTTGTAGTTGCTTAGTAGTGTAATACGTATGAATTTTTAAAGTTCAAAAGTTACTTATTGACCACGTAAACGCAACGCATGCATGATTAATAGGGTTGAGTAGCACGTTCTTTTTTgccaaagataaaaaaaaaagacttgtGTAGGATCTacagaagacccttgaagatgATAGACCTATAGTACTATAGACACAAGAATTGAGAACCTAGGTATGAACGAAAGCATGCATAACGCCATGCATCAACATAActtttgtcttattttattctattttcaaATGATCAGCTTCAATACTAAGCTACACGTAAACGTTATGGTTACGTTTGTGTCATGAAACTAAAGACAGATGGTGACTTAAGAGTAGAGCATTAGCTGTAGTAACATGGGTTTCGATCGAGTTGAGAAGAAGCAGCTTCTATTGATGGCATTGAGTTAGAACAGCATCAGCTGCCACTATTTATATGCAAGTTGCCTTTGCCACCTTAATTCTTCTGTTTAAACATAAGAATTATTGGATCTTGTAGCCGTCATAAATAGATCAAAGTATATGAAACTTAAATTGGACAACTATGAAACTCTTAATTTgactcaagaaacaaataaactaTGACTAAGATTGTGAGTCCACACTAAATTTTCTTTCACACAACTAAATTTTAACCAATACTACAAGCAAggtaaaaaaatgcaaaacaaatAACATTTGAGAAATCTCAATTGTCAACGCTCTAGTTCTTTAGTCACAACTAGACAATTTATTTCCTTATGTTAAAAGTCTCactttatttaaaatagtttttaaatgtTATTCTTTTAACCATTTAGTTGTCTTTTCAACATGAAATTGTGATGTAATACTATAACCATCTCAAAACTTCTGAAAgtaaatatttataagaaaaattattaatttcttttttagtttatattgtTACTTCATATACATtgcaagaaaaaattattttagtggCCAATAAAAAAGTGGGAGTTATAAAAAAAGAAGTAAGGGTGTGGTCTACTCAAGTTGGACAATGGATGGCAATGCGGAGCGAGCTATGTGGGTCAGTCCGCAGCCCGTTAGTAAAAAGTGTGGGAGGACTCAGTAATTCAACATGTCGACCCGCTTAAGCCCGTCTCACATAACTTGTAATTCGCGCGGGCCAA
Encoded here:
- the LOC137832463 gene encoding uncharacterized protein, with protein sequence MGGKKWSILVAIFILLIAMEAAIAQGQGNGNDKGKGNENGKGKGEGSDDGKGKKNKKDDGKDKKPKEKKPKKQRDEASDYDKMSALPSGQERGFCRTNTTCEFKTIVCPSECAERKPKKNKKKKACFIDCSSSTCEATCKVRKANCDGYGSLCYDPRFVGGDGVMFYFHGAKGGNFAIVSDEEFQINAHFIGSRPQGRTRDYTWVQALGVMFDSHTLVIAANRVSHWNDKVDSLTVKWDGEVINVPTDGEAEWRGNGDEREVVVERTDETNSVRVTVSGLVEMDISVKPIGEQENKVHNYQLPQNDAFAHLETQFRFKKSTDKFEGVLGQTYRPGYVSPVKRGVAMPMMGGENKYQTLSLFSTSCKRCMFQRPSTIASTEEGLVAQY